Proteins encoded together in one Benincasa hispida cultivar B227 chromosome 1, ASM972705v1, whole genome shotgun sequence window:
- the LOC120067662 gene encoding IAA-amino acid hydrolase ILR1-like 4: protein MHLIMASLRWVSWIFIAHLFVSTFVLSDSSSYSNNPEEIPKKFLQFAKEPELFDWMVGIRRKIHENPELGYEEFETSKVIRTELDKLGISYKYPVASTGVIGFVGSGQPPFVAIRADMDALPMQELVEWEHKSKVPGKMHACGHDAHVAMVLGAAKILQKQSEELKGTVVLVFQPAEEGGGGAKKIIEAGVLDNVNAIFGLHIVHNIPLGEVAGRSGPMLAGSGFFEAVISGKGGHAAIPQHSIDPILAASNVIVSLQHLVSREADPLDSQVVTVAKFQGGGAFNVIPDSVMIGGTFRAFLKDSMIQLKQRIKEVITGQAIVHRCNATVNFLENDKPFFPPTVNDKELHEHFQNVAGDMLGIDKVKDMQPLMGSEDFSFYQEMIPGYFYFLGMENQTSGHLDSVHSPYFRINEDALPYGAALHASLATRYLLGLQLKVTSPEEKRHDEL, encoded by the exons ATGCATTTAATCATGGCTTCCCTCAGGTGGGTTTCTTGGATTTTCATCGCACATTTGTTTGTTTCAACATTTGTGCTCTCAGATTCTTCCTCCTACTCAAATAACCCCGAAGAAATTCCTAAAAAGTTCCTCCAATTTGCTAAGGAACCTGAGTTGTTTGATTGGATGGTGGGAATCCGTAGGAAAATCCACGAGAACCCAGAACTTGGTTATGAGGAATTCGAGACTAGTAAGGTGATTAGAACAGAATTAGATAAATTGGGCATTTCTTATAAATACCCAGTTGCCAGTACTGGAGTCATCGGCTTTGTTGGTTCTGGTCAGCCCCCTTTTGTGGCTATTCGAGCAGATATGGATGCACTTCCTATGCAG GAATTGGTGGAGTGGGAGCATAAGAGTAAGGTTCCTGGGAAGATGCACGCTTGTGGTCACGATGCTCATGTTGCAATGGTCTTGGGTGCTGCAAAGATCCTTCAAAAGCAAAGTGAGGAGTTGAAA GGAACAGTTGTACTAGTTTTCCAACCAGCTGAAGAAGGAGGTGGAGGTGCTAAGAAAATAATAGAAGCTGGAGTGTTGGATAATGTCAACGCTATCTTTGGGTTGCATATTGTTCATAATATACCTCTCGGTGAAGTGGCTGGGCGATCAGGACCCATGTTAGCTGGAAGCGGCTTCTTTGAAGCAGTAATAAGTGGAAAAGGAGGTCATGCCGCCATTCCTCAGCATTCCATCGATCCAATTTTGGCTGCATCCAACGTTATTGTGAGCTTACAACATCTTGTTTCAAGGGAAGCTGATCCACTAGATTCACAG GTAGTAACAGTTGCTAAGTTCCAAGGAGGTGGTGCATTCAATGTAATTCCAGATTCAGTTATGATAGGTGGCACTTTCCGAGCTTTCTTGAAGGATAGTATGATTCAACTTAAGCAACGTATTAAAGAG GTTATCACTGGACAAGCTATTGTGCATAGGTGCAATGCGACTGTCAATTTTTTGGAGAATGATAAACCTTTTTTCCCTCCAACTGTGAAtgataaagagttgcatgaacACTTCCAAAATGTTGCAGGAGATATGCTTGGCATTGACAAGGTAAAGGACATGCAACCACTTATGGGATCTGAAGATTTTTCGTTTTACCAAGAGATGATCCCGGGGTACTTCTACTTTCTTGGAATGGAGAATCAAACATCGGGTCACCTCGATTCCGTGCATTCCCCTTACTTTCGCATCAACGAAGATGCACTCCCTTATGGTGCAGCTCTTCATGCATCATTAGCTACAAGGTATCTTCTTGGACTCCAGTTGAAAGTTACTTCGCCAGAAGAGAAACGTCACGATGAATTGTAA
- the LOC120075371 gene encoding glycosyltransferase BC10-like, which produces MHSRLMVMEDGKDFGTVVRINQTRYPTMRFLQFFLMFIVLGLGVSIISMNTIRYFGVRSTAPVVSPVSTVQPRLEEPSGNGIDSWIKPPSNLLHSMSDQELLWRASFVPQVKEYPFKRVRKIAFMFLTKGPLPMAPLWQRFFKDHEGLYSIYVHTAPSYIADFPPSSVFYKRQIPSQVAEWGEMNMCDAERRLLANALLDISNEWFILLSEACVPLHSFSTVYRYIARSRYSFVDSFDEQGPYGRGRYNRNMAPEINLTDWRKGYQWFEVNRELAVKIVKDQTYYPLFKEFCRPACYVDEHYFQTMLSIESPNLLANRSLTFVDWSRGGAHPATFGKYDITEEFFKKLFESKRCLYNDQPSSLCFLFARKFAPSALDRLLEVAQKVMGF; this is translated from the exons ATGCATTCAAGATTAATGGTTATGGAGGACGGCAAGGATTTCGGCACTGTAGTTAGAATTAATCAAACGAGATATCCTACAATGAGGTTTCTTCAATTCTTCTTGATGTTTATAGTATTGGGTCTTGGGGTTTCAATTATTAGTATGAATACCATTAGATATTTTGGAGTTCGAAGTACTGCCCCTGTAGTATCTCCCGTCAGTACTGTTCAACCTCGCTTGGAAGAGCCAAGTGGCAATGGCATAGATAGTTGGATCAAGCCTCCTTCAAATCTTCTTCACAGCATGAGTGATCAAGAGCTACTATGGCGGGCCTCCTTTGTTCCTCAAGTTAAAGAGTATCCCTTCAAGAGAGTTCGCAAGATTGCCTTTATGTTCTTGACGAAAGGGCCTTTGCCTATGGCCCCTCTTTGGCAACGGTTCTTCAAGGATCATGAGGGGCTTTATTCCATTTATGTTCATACTGCCCCATCATACATTGCTGACTTCCCACCCTCATCCGTGTTTTATAAAAGACAGATCCCAAGTCAG GTTGCAGAGTGGGGTGAGATGAATATGTGTGATGCCGAGAGGAGACTGCTAGCTAATGCGTTGCTTGATATCTCCAATGAGTGGTTCATTCTTCTGTCCGAGGCTTGTGTCCCTCTCCACAGCTTTTCCACGGTCTATCGGTATATTGCAAGATCTCGATACAGCTTTGTAGATTCATTTGATGAGCAAGGACCCTATGGAAGAGGACGCTACAACAGGAATATGGCACCTGAGATTAACCTCACTGACTGGCGCAAGGGTTATCAATGGTTTGAAGTCAATCGTGAACTTGCAGTGAAAATAGTTAAAGATCAAACGTACTACCCTTTGTTTAAAGAGTTTTGCAGACCAGCTTGTTATGTCGACGAACACTACTTCCAAACAATGCTGAGCATTGAATCGCCAAATCTTCTGGCGAACAGAAGCCTTACTTTTGTGGACTGGTCCAGGGGTGGTGCGCATCCTGCTACATTTGGGAAGTATGATATCACAGAAGagttttttaagaaactttttGAAAGCAAGAGATGCCTTTACAATGATCAGCCTTCttctctttgttttctttttgctaGAAAATTTGCTCCAAGTGCTTTAGATCGTTTGTTAGAAGTAGCTCAAAAGGTTATGGGGTTTTGA